The genomic DNA ACCGCAAGGGTCTTCTGGGCGATCGCCTAAACCGCTTGGCCCATTGTGTCCCAGGAAAATTATATTGTCACAGGCAGCACTTTTGACAACTTCTACTATTTTCTCGGTGGATTGTTCCAAGGTGCCGATACCGTACCTTTGCTTACAGATATCTGCAAATCTCCATTCTGAACCACCCCAGGTAAAAGGACGACCACCGACTACTGTTAAATTCCAATCTGGAAAATCTAACTTACTAAAGCCTACATGGGTAGATCCTAATAAGTCTAGTTGTGCTTGTACTCTGTCTTCTTTGGTGCGATCGTAGGGACATTTTTTGCGTCCCCATTCTGTGGCAGTGTACCAAGCATCATGGTTTCCCATCACTACTGCTTTGGGAATATCCAAGGATGCGATCGCTCTCACCACATCTACTGATTCATTCCCAAAATCTCCCACAAACAAAGCTAAGTCCACACCCAAATGTTTGAGTGCTATACCGTCTTCTACTTCCCATTGATCGTGAACATCGCCAATTACAGCAATTTTCAAGGTTGTTAATTGATTTTTCTGACTGGTCATGCCACTTTAAAAAGCCGTATATCTCCAGGATAAGGGACTTCCTAAAAAATAAACAATCGTTCTTGGGCATGGGGCATCGGGTATATTCACCAATCACCAGTCACCCATTTTTGGTGAAAACTACTATAATTAGATTATAAGGGGAAAAAACTTACACAAAGCAGTTACTAATTGTGTTTACAAATACCATAGCTCGACCACAAGCTACACTACCACTAGATTTATTTGCTGCCATTGAGGATCTGAAAAAAGAACTCAATGCGGTGATATTAGCTCATTACTATCAAGATCCAGATATACAAGATATTGCTGATTTTATTGGCGATTCTTTACAATTAGCAAGAGCCGCTGCCCAAACTAACGCAGATGTGATTGTGTTTGCCGGTGTTCACTTTATGGCGGAAACGGCAAAAATCCTCAATCCTGATAAATTGGTATTGTTGCCAGATTTAGATGCAGGTTGTTCTTTAGCTGATAGTTGTCCTCCTGATCAGTTTGCTGCATTTAAAGCTGCACATCCAGATCATTTAGTAATTTCTTATATTAACTGCTCTGCCGAAATTAAGGCCATGAGCGATATCATCTGCACCAGTTCCAATGCTGTGAAAATTGTGGAACAAATACCTGAAGATCAACCAATTATTTTTGCACCAGATCGGAATTTGGGCAGGTATGTAATGCAGCAAACTGGCCGGGATATGGTGTTATGGCAAGGTAGCTGTATTGTTCATGAAACTTTTTCTGAGCGGAAAATTGTCGAGTTAAAAACTATACATCCTGAAGCGGAGGCGATCGCCCACCCAGAATGTGAAACCAGTGTGTTACGTCACGCCAGTTATATTGGCTCTACCGCAGCTTTATTGAATTATTGTCAAACCAGCCCTAGTCAGGAGTTTATCGTGGCTACAGAGCCAGGAATCATCCACCAGATGCAAAAATTAGCTCCTGGTAAACACTTTATTCCTGCACCTCCTGAGAATAATTGCAACTGCAACGAATGTCCATTTATGCGGTTAAACACCTTAGAAAAATTGTATCTAGCAATGAAAAACCGCACCCCGGAAATTACTATGTCAGAAGATATCCGACTAGCAGCACTCAAACCTATGCAAAGGATGTTGGAAATGAGTGTTTAAGTAGGAGAACAAGGAGTCAGGAAAATAATAATAAATTTCTTCCTAATTCCCTATTCCCCACTCCTTTTCTCCGCTTCTTCTTCCGCTGTTTTACTGTATTCTTTATATAATTTTGTGCGAATTTGTGCCTCTTGATGGCGGGGGTGACTGGAGGGAACTTTATTCATTAAATCAGATGCTCTTTGCCAGGTAGCAGCTAACTCTAACCACTGAGTTCTTGTGATAGCAGTTTTTCCATTTGCAGAGGCTATGTTAGCTAATCTTACTGCCTCTGCAAAGCTATCATCACTGTTAGAGTTAGTCTGGCTTTTGTCTGTAGCAGATGATGATCTTTGTGATTGCAATTCGTTTTCTGTTGGCACAGAAGTGGATATTTGTATTGGTAAGAGATTGTTTAAGATTTTGACTAAACGGGTGTTACCCAATCCGTAGATGATGATGATTGTACATAAAATAGTTGAACCAATCATCAGTCTTTTAGTAGCTATTTGCTGTTTATTTTTGAGGTTTAATAAAGATAGAGATTGAGGTGAAATTGGTTTTCCTATTTTCAGGGAAAGGGATTTAAAATCCTGAATTAATTGTTGAAAAATACCGGGTTGAGATAAGATAATTTCCTGTGACCAAAGTAGTTGATTTTCACGGTCTCTGTTAATTTCTTCTAACCACAATAGTTGTTCTTCCCGCACAATACGACTATTAATATTAACCTTGCGAATATTGCGAGGTGCAATAGATTCTAATATTTGCTGGATCTTTTCTACTAGAATAGATTCCTCTAGTTGTTCTACTGTAGGAGCTTCACACAAAAGTTGTAAGACACCGTTAGCAAAAACTGCTCTGGTTCTGACACCGGAGGTAAGTAGCTTTTCGTTTAATATCTGAATAATGGCGGCAACACTGCCCTGATGAGCTTGCCCAGCGATATCATTAATTTTATCTGACATTGGATTTTGAGTTGTTGCTCTTGCACCCTGGACTGTTTCCTGACTCATGAATTTGGGGATTCTGTTGTTGGGATCTTGACCTAGTTTAAGATTTTATGGGTAAATTACAGAAGTTGCCAGATAAGTCATCTCTACATAGGATGAAAAGCCCAGAGTTGAAAGCAAAAAAACTTCCTGGTTATTTGAGCTTAGAATTAACTAAACCAACTAAAGTGTATTAATACGATTAGTTTTCTTTTTATTAATCTGCTGCACTAACTAAAGATACAAGATATTGATTTAGACTTACTCCTTCTCTTTTTGCACTTTCAGCTAAACGATGATGTAATGATTTAGGTAAGCGTAGCAGTAGTTTACCGCTATAGCTATCATCGGTACTGGGTAAAGGAATGTTATCTCCAGCTTCATAAGCAGTTTCTATCCACAATTCTCGCGCTTCATTGATATTTGTCATTGTTTCTTCTAGTGTTTCTCCTTGAGTGAGACAACCGGGTAATTCTTTGATTTGTGCTACATATCCCCCTTCTGCATCTGGGTAAAGGGTGACTGGATATTGAAAGTTTAAATAATATTCTAGGGATGGTTTTTCAATCTGCTTGTTCGTCTGGTTCAATGTTTTCATAATTATTAAAATATCTCATTCACATTAATATTCACATCAGGAAAAGCTAAAATTGATAAACTTTGATTTTTCCCTAACTTCTGCATATCTTGATAAATTCCCTGATGAGGATTTCGATATACTTCTATCACTTCCTGATTAACATCTATTAACCAAACTTCAGGAATATTAGCTTCTGCATATAAAGGAATTTTCACTTCCCGATCATATTTTACAGTTGTATCAGCAACTTCTATTAATAAAAAGATATCTTCTGGTTGAGGATGTGCATTTCTATAAAAATCAGGACGCGGTTTTAATAATGCTATATCTGGTTGTGGTTCAGAAATTTCATCTAATTCTACAGGATTTTGAGGTGCAAGCACTATTTGTTTTCCGAGTAGCTGAATGAGGAGATTAACTAATCTATTTACACATCCTGCGTGTCTTGTTCCAATCGGTGACATATCAATCATTTCCCCCCGAATTAATTCTACTCGATCATTTTCCGACAAAATACCAGATTCAGCCATTTTATGAAATTGCTTAACTGTAAATTGGTGTCTGATTAGTTGTAAAACCATTGTCACCTCTTTGGGGATTTTAATTGAGATGGATAAAGATAGGCAATTTATCAGAAATTATAACATTTTTTGTATGATGTCTTTTTTCAAAATTAGGAATTACCCACCCTACTTTGCGTCTTTGCGTCTTTGCGTGAGATATCAATCAAACTACAGCAACTTCAGGAATCACACCTTGCATTTTAGAAAAAATATCAATCAAAGTTTGCAATTGTTGTTCAACCTTAAACACTCCTAAACCTCTTGCTGTCACCTTACCTGGAGAATAAACAAAACGATTTTTCATCGTATCTGTTAACTTTTCTGCTAACAAATTCCAAGCAGGTTCTTCCATGGGAGTTTCTAAAACTATATGCTGTTTATTCTCTGGTTTAATCCTACTAAAGCCGATATTTTTTGCTAATTGTTTTAATTCCATAATCCGTAAAAGTTGATTAGCGGGAACAGGAATTGCACCATATCTATCAGTCCATTCTGCTGCTATTGCTTTTAATTCTGCTTTGGTTTTTGCTGTTGCTACTGCACGGTAAGCACTCATCTTTTGATCAAGATCAGTGATATAAGTAGAAGGAATAAATGCAGTGAGATTGAGGTCAATTTGGGTATCATCAACTGTGGGTATTTCTTGACCTCTAATTTCTCGAATTGCTTCCTCTAACATTTCCATGTACAAATCAAATCCTATCGCATCCATTTGACCAGATTGTTCTGCACCAAGCAAATTACCCACACCGCGAATTTCCATATCTCGCATTGCTAATTGATAACCTGAACCGAGTTGGGTAAATTCTTGAATTGCTCTTAATCTTTGTCGTGCTGCATCGGATAATTCTCTTTTTTTAGGATAGAATAACCAAGCGTGAGCTTGAATTCCAGCACGTCCTACCCGACCTCTTAATTGATATAATTGGGCTAAACCAAAACGATGGGCATCTTCAATTAAGATGGTGTTAACTCTGGGAATATCTAAACCAGATTCAATAATTGTCGTACAAACTAAGATATCTGCTTCATTATTACTGAAAGTCAGCATAGTTGATTCTAACTCACTTTCATTCATTTGACCGTGAGCGATCGCAAATCTTGCACCCGGTATCATTTCCCGTAAATTTGCAGTTATTTCTTCAATTCCTTCTACTCTGGGAACTACATAAAAAACCTGTCCACCCCGGTCTAATTCCTGTCTAATTGCACTTCTGACAATTTCTGGATTTAATGGTGCTAAATGGGTTTGTATTGGTCTTCTGGTTGGAGGGGGAGTAGTAATTAAACTCATTTCCCTAATTCCCGATAAAGACATATACAATGTTCTGGGAATAGGAGTTGCTGACAAAGTTAACACATCAACTTGAGTTTTTAAACTCTTGATTTTTTCCTTTTGGTTAACACCAAATCTCTGTTCTTCATCAATTACTAAAAGTCCTAAATCTTTAAAACTTACACCTTTTCCTAATAATTGTTGTGTACCTACAACTATATCTAATTCTCCCGTAGCTAGGCGTTTTTGAATATTGCGTTTTTCTTCTGCTGTGCGAAACCGATTTAATAAACCGACATGAATAGGATAAGGTGAAAACCGTTCTTTAATAGTGTGATAATGTTGCTGAGTTAAAATTGTCGTCGGGGCTAAAAGTGCTACTTGTTTACCTGCGGTGACAGCTTTAAAAATTGCCCTAATTGCTACTTCTGTTTTGCCAAAACCGACATCACCACAAACTAAACGATCCATTGGTCTTTCACTTTCCATATCCCGCTTCACATCTTGCACAGCTTTTAATTGATCTGTGGTAGGTTGATAGGGAAAAGAATCTTCCATTTCTTCCTGCCAAGGCATATCTTGGGGATAGGAAAAACCCTGTTGTTGAGAACGGGCAGCATATAATTTTAACAGATCAACTGCTAATTTTTTAATTGCTTTTCTAACTTTATTTTTGGTATTATCCCAAGCCTTACCCGTCATTTTATGTAATGCTGGGGGGTTATCTAAATTAGTTCTAAATCGGGATAAAGAACCAACTTGATCTGCGGCAACTCTTAACACGCCATCAGCATATTGAATCACTAAATAATCACGGGTTTCATTGTTAATTGTTAAACTTTCCAATTTAATAAATTTACCAATGCCATGGCTACGATGAACGACAAAATCACCTGGTCGTAATTTATTAGGATCAACTTGTTTAGAAGTGGCTTTTCTGCGTTTGCGAATGTAGCCAAAATTAGCTAGAGAATGTTGTCCATAAAATTCTCTATCGGTGACAATTACAATCCGATAGGAAGGTAAAATAAAACCTTCTAATTCTGCTAAACCAGAATATTTGAGAGCGACTGGTGTATGATTAATTTGTTGTTTATCAATAGCTTGATAATCACGGGGATTGGGGATAAACTGGGCAGGACAATCATGTTCTTGTAATAATGCTACAGAACGGGATGGTTGGGCGGAAATTAACCAAACGGCAAATTTTCTTTCCCTTTCTTGTCTGAGGGTTTCTGCTAATTTAGCAAATTGATGAGGTGTAACGGGTAAAGGTCTACTAGCTAAATTAGTACCGCTATTTTCTTCGGCTAATTCTGATAAATATAATGTGGGGAAATTACTAATTTCTGGCAAACATTCATCAAAATTCCGGTGATTTTTTGGTAATGTAAATGATAATTGATCACTGATAATAGACCATTGACTTTCAGCATTTTCTACCCAGCGATCGCTATGGGCATGACATTGTTCGACTTCATCAATAGCAACTAAAGTATTTGCGGGTAAATAATCTAAAATTGAAGCGGGTTTATTAAAAGCTAAACCTAAAAAACGTCTACTTCCTTCTAGTCCAGAATTTTCTAATGTTTCTGTATCTAATTCTAAGTCAGAAGTTAGTTTTGAAAATTCAGAATTATCTTTTAATGCAGCAGTAACAATAGGTGCAAAACTAGTGGGAGTTAGAGAAATTTGATTAACTTTATCTAAAGCCGAACGTTGGGTAGAAGGGTCAAATTCCCGAATTTGTTCAATATCATCACCAAACCATTCTAAACGGACTGGTAATTCTGAAGAAACGGGAAATACATCTACAATATCCCCTCTTCTACTCCATTGACCTTCAGTTTCTACTAGAGAAACCCGTTCATATCCTAAAATGGTAATTTTCTCGCTAAATTCATCTAAATCGTATTCCATCCCCTTGTTTAAAGTCAGACAGAAAGATTTAAATGCTGTTGGTGGTGGTAAATGTGGTTGTAATGCACCAACTGTAGCGATAACGGCTGTATTTTTTTTAGAGGCAGGATCACTAATTAAATCTGCTAAAACCTGCATTTGACCCCAATTTAACTCAGTTTCCGGGTCAAAAGGTTCATAGGGTGAGGCTTCCGAAGTGGGGTAAAAATGTACAGTATTCCATCCCATCGCTTCCATTTGGGCATAAACCCGTCCAGCTTCCTCTAGGGTGGCACAAATCACGCATAAATCCCGACTCTCATTATTGGCCAAGGCTGAGGTTACCAGACACTTAGGTAGACGGGAAATACCATTTAACCGCAGTTCTTGATTTTTTTTGAGTTTGGTGTTGAGTTCTGCGGTGAGAGGCGATCGCGCCAAAGCACGCACAATAGAAGAAAAAGCCATAATTGTTACTACAGTGAGAAGTCTTGAAAAGTGGGAAAATTTAGATTTTATTTATATATAGCAGGTGACAGGGAACAGGGAACAGGTGAGAGTGTAAAAGTCTTTTGGTATCTAGGTTTAGGATTGATTAATGTCCCTCATACTTTTCTCTTTGCTATATCCACTATTTTAAAAGTCAGTAGTTGTAGGGAACATGGGTGTAGAGTGTGGGGAAAAGTTAATTCTGACTCCTTCCTCTTGTTTTCCTACTGTCACCTGTCACCTGTCACCTATCCCGGATTTCTCCTGACTCTAAATAAAATGTCATCCATTACTATTGAAATTTTAATCATTTTAGGGCTGATTTTTGCTAACGGTGTCTTTTCTATGTCAGAAATGGCTATAGTTTCTGCCCGTAAGGTTAGATTACAGCAATTAGCTAACCAAGGAAATCTTAACGCCCAAGCTGCTTTACAACTAGCGGAATCTCCCAATCATTTTTTATCCCTTGTGCAAGTGGGGATTACACTAATTAATATTTTGAATGGTGTATTTGGTGGTGCTACCATTGCCCAAAGACTAGAAAAGTATGTTCAGTTAATTCCATTTTTAGCAAAATATAGTCAACCAATTGCCTTTAGTATAGTGGTTTTAGTGATTACCTATTTATCATTAATTATTGGTGAACTTGTACCCAAAAGGTTAGCTTTAAATAACCCAGAAAGAATTGCTGCAACCGTAGCTTTACCTATGAAAGCTTTAGCTGGTTTTATTTCCCCAGTATTGCATTTTTTAACTGTATCAACGGAAGCAGTAGTCAGAATTTTGGGAATTACACCTTCAGAAGAACCGCAAGTTACAGAGGAAGAAATCAAGATTTTAATTGAACAAGGTACAGAAGCGGGGACTTTTGAGGAAGCAGAACAGGATATGGTAGAAAGGGTATTTCGGTTAGGCGATCGCCCCGTTAGTTTTTTAATGAAACCAAGACCTGATATAGTTTGGTTAGACTTGGACGACTCCCCAGAAGAAAATCGTCGCAAAATGTTAGAAAGTCGCTATTCTCGTTATCCTGTTTGTCAAGAAGGACTTGATAATGTTTTAGGTGTTATTCCTGTCACCGATTTATTAGCTAGGAGTTTACGTCATGAACCTTTTGATTTAACAATAGGATTACGTCAACCCATATTTGTACCGGAAAGTACCAGAGGTTTAAAAGTATTAGAATTATTTAAACAAACCGTTACTCATATTGCTTTAGTAGTTGATGAATATGGAGTAATTCAAGGATTAATAACACTCAATGATATTATGAGTGAAATTGTCGGTGATGTTCCCCCAGAACCAGGACAGGAAGAACCTCAAGCAATACAACGAGAAGATGGTTCTTGGTTAGTAGATGGAATGTTACCCATAGAAGAATTTTTTAAACTTTTTGGGATGGAAGAAATAGATAGTGAGGAAATGGGTAATTTTCAAACTTTAGGTGGTTTAGTAATTACTCATTTTGGATGTATTCCCTCAGCAGCAGATTATTTTGAATGGCAAGAAATGAGAATTGAAGTCATGGATATGGATGGAAATAGGGTTGATAAAGTATTAGTTATTCCCAGGAAAAATAATTATGGGTAATAGTTTAATTTAAGTAATTAATAGGGTTTATAAAAAATGGCCGACTCTACAAAAAAATCATCAAGGATAATTTAAAACAATCTATCAGGAATTTTTTCAAACATCAAAAAGATCCCAATTATCAAGTATTGGATGATAATTTCCCACAGAAAGAAGAATACATTCTCTAATTGGAGGACTGGAAACAAGTCTAAAAACAACTCAACTTTTTTTGGCAACCCATAGCTAAAACTTTAGCAACATTAAATGGATTGGAAATTGTCACTGCAAATGTAGATTTAGCTGTCAAGTTTGTGTGTCCTGACAGTTATGTGAGCTATGATGTATCTCAATTTAAATAACTTTGCTTCTAGTCATTTCAATATTAATTTTTCCATTAAAATCAGGTATGGGTGCATGGGGCTTAATTACATTTACTTGTATTCGCTCAACAAGATCATATTGCAGAATAATAGTGTTGGTGATCGCACCTGCTAACCTCTCTAATAAATCAAACTTGGATGTTTTCACTAGGTTCTGCACAGAACTAATCACACTACGATAATCTAAGGTATCTGCAAGAGCATCAGTTTCAGCCACTTTAGTCAGATCCAGCCATAATTTTAAATCTACCTCAAACCATTGCCCCAAAGCCCTTTCTTCTGGTAGATAGCCAATGTAGCCATAACAGCGAATTCCAGTCAAGTAAATACAGTCCATGAAAAATTCAGATAAAAATTTTACATTTTAGATTTTAATGGGAATTGTCTTGTTCTCCCATCGAATTACTAACGGAATGCAAATTGTTTTCAATAATCTTAACCAACTTTGGTCTTATGTAATGACAGAAACCTTATTACGCTTGGGTTTAAGCTGTGCTGTCTTATGTCCCGGTTCTCGTTCTACTCCCCTGACTATGGCTTTTGCAAGACGAGTACCAGATATTGAAGCTATTTCTATTTTAGATGAGCGTTCCGCTGCTTTTTTTGCCTTGGGAAGAGCGAAAGCAATGGGAAAACCTGTAGTATTAGTTTGTACTTCAGGGACAGCGGTTGCAAATTTTTACCCTGCTGTAATTGAAGCCAAGGAAAGTCGCATACCATTATTAATCTTAACTACAGATAGACCAGCAGAATTGCGAGAGTGTCATTCCGGCCAAACTATTGATCAGGTAAAAATATACGGTAATTATCCCAATTGGCAAACTGAGTTAGCAACACCTGTAGTAGATCAGGAAATGTTAAATTATTTACGACAAACAGTAATTCATGCTTGGGAACGTTGTCAATTTCCTACAGCGGGAGTGGTACATTTAAATATACCTTTTCGTGACCCGCTTGTGCCTGTTCCAGATGGGACTGATTTTACATTAGAGTCTGAGGATTTTTTCTCTGGAATAACTCCTCAAAAATTGCCTATTATTAGTTATCAATTACCTCAAGAATGGCAAAAATATCAAAGAGGTATTATTATTGCTGGAGTAGCGCACCCCAAAAAACCTCAAGAATATTGTACAGCGATCGCTCGTCTCTCTCAAGTTCTACAATGGCCTGTTTTAGCTGAAGGACTTTCCCCAGTTAGAAATTATGCAGAATTGAATCCTAATTTAATTTCCACCTATGACATTATTTTACGTGATCAAAAAAATGCTGATGAATTAAGACCAGAAATAGTAATTCAGATCGGTGAAATGCCTACTAGCAAAGAATTACGCAACTGGTTAAAGGTTAGCAATCCTTTATCTTGGGTCATTGATAATTGCAGTCATAATTTAGATCCATTACATAATAAAACCACACATTTAAAAATAGATATTGAAGATTTAATCAATAAAACGGAAGCAATTGAAAATATTAATCAAGGAAATTACCTGGAAAAATGGTGTTATATAGAATCAAAAATTAGACAAAATATTGATGCTGTTTTTGCAAATACAGATGAATTAATTGAAAGTAAAGCTGCTTGGTTAATTTCTCACATTCTGCCTTCACAAACACCGATATTTATAGCTAATAGTATGCCAGTCAGGGATGTAGAATTTTTTTGGAAACCTAATAATTTAGGCATAAAATCCTATTTTAACCGTGGTGCAAATGGTATTGATGGTACTCTTTCTACCGCTTTGGGGATAGCACATACTCAAAAAAGTAGCGTGATGTTAACAGGAGATTTATCATTATTACATGATACAAATGGCTTTTTAATTAAAAATAAATTTATTGGACATTTAACAATTGTATTAATTAATAATAATGGTGGAGGAATTTTTGAAATGCTCCCTGTTGCTAAATTTGATCCACCTTTTGAAGAATTTTTTGCGACTCCACAAGATATTGATTTTGCTCAGTTATGTACTACTTATGGTGTGCAACATGAGTTAATTAAGTCTTGGAAACAGCTAGAAGAAAGATTACAAATTTTACCAATTCAAGGAATTAGAGTTCTAGAAATTAGAACAAACAGAAAAAGAGATGCTCAATGGAGAAAAGAATATTTAGGAAAGTTTGCTAATGATTTATAAGCATTTAATAGACCTATGAAAATAGGGACTAAAATTTATCTTTCATGCTGCGAATTTTCGCAAATGTTTGTACTGGATCAGTCGTTTGTGCTATTCGTTGTAATGATGGTTGATCCCAACGTAAAAAAGGATTAGTCTTTTTTTCTAGACCTAGTAAAGAAGGGACTGTAGATTCTTGATTTTGACGCATAGCTATTACTTCAGAAAAGCGCTTTTGTAATTCCTGGTTTTGACTATCAACTGTTAATGCAAAACGTAAATTCTTTAAAGTGTATTCATGGGCGCACCAGATGCGAGTATGATCAGGTAAAGATCGAAGTTTACTTAAAGAATTTACCATTTGGGCGGGTGTACCTTCAAACAAACGACCACAACCACCAGCAAAGATAGTATCTCCACAGAATAGCTCACCTATCTCACCTGGTGTTACTGGTGGAAAATAGTAAGCAATGTGAGCGCGTGTATGTCCAGGAACAAAAAATACTTCAGCTGTACGGTTAGCAAATTCTACGCGATCGCCATGTTGTAAAAATACCTGCTGTCCAGGAATTCTACCTTTGTCTTCAATTCCTGCATATACCTTTAATTGAGGGAATTTTTGCGCTAATTTCTGATTAGCACCTATATGGTCATGATGATGGTGTGTGTTAAAAATTGCAACTAATTCAGCATCTAAGCGTTTCAATTCCGCTATAACTGGTTCAGACTCTGCTGGATCAACAACAGCAGCAATCTTGTTCTGAGAATCGGATAGCAGAAATATATAGTTATCTGAAAGTGCTGACAGACGAATTACTTGCATTACTTTTACCTCTACATATTTTATGTATGTATATATAGTAATCCTATTTGAGTTATGAACTGGTTTTGGAAACCAACCACAGAGAACACAGAGGTAGGAAAATCAGAAATGTTCATATTTTATTTAGGATTGCTATATTTAGCATTAACATAAATTAGCAATTATCTCTGATATGATACTAGCCATTTTATCTACGCTATACAATTCTATACATCTTTGTCTAGCTTGTTTGCCTTTTTCCTGAGCTTTGTCAAAGTTCTCAAATATCCATTGAATTTTTGTCGCAATTTGCTCTGGCGATTCAGGATTAACAACATAACCTGTATCACCTAAAATTTCTGCAATATCACCAACATAAGTAGATAAAATAGGCTTGGCCATTGCCATACCATCAGTCAGTTTAATGGGAAACTGGGCTTGGGCTGTTAATGTATTTCGCTGGGGAACAACTACCAGATGAGCAGCGGCAACAATTTCTGGCATTTTTTCAGCGGGAAATTGAGGTAGCCGAATAATCCAACGTTCCCATTTTGCCATCAACTGTTCAATATAACCATCACCAATATCTCTACCACCAACAATAACTAATTTGATATCGGGTTGATTGATGATTTCCAAAGCTGTCAAGATGTCTTCCAGTCCTTTATGAGGTCTTGCTGTCCCTGGAAACATTAATACTCGATATTGGGAAAGACCGTAAATTTTCCTACTCACAGATGGATCGTATTTATTGGGATCAAATAAATTTGTATCCTTGCCATTGGGCAGATAGATACCACCAAAGCGGTTTTGTAAAAACTTAGTATCTACTGTAATTGCATGGGCGCGATTGATAAACTTTTCCATCCACTTTAAATACAAAGGATGCTCTGGATATCTTAATGCACCATCACTTTTAAGAATATCTCTAGCTAAAGCTTTGGGTGTAGGATTATATTTCAAATTATTGCCCCCATACCAACTTAATTCCCAATCATCAATATCTAAGATTACTGGACACCTAGTTTGTAAATTTCTTAATAAAGCAACACCAAAACTTGTTGGTCTTGGTTTAACTGCATATACAATATCACCATCAATATTTTTCAATAGTTTACTTACAGAGGATAATACTTGGGGGTATTTATACCCTGGCACAGATATTACTTCTAAATTAGCAGGTGGAACTGGATAGATTTTTTCTCCAAAAATGAATCCCAATACTTTAACGTTACAACCTAATTTTTGCAGTACCTGTGCTAGTAAATAGGCTCTTGTTGCTCCACCTCCAGAAAAATCAGGTGTGAGGATTGAAACATTAAAATTTTTCATTATTTATCTGAAATTAATAATTAGGTTTCGATTGATATTAGATGAAATGATGTTTATAAAGTCAAATACAGACTAATTTACAAATTATCAGTGTTTGTTTTAGCATAGGCTGAATGTTAGCATTTGATGAGTTATCTTGTCTTGTATTCTATCCATAGACTCTTACTCAATTCTCGGTTTTTACCAGAATGGTTTAGTATGAATTGTATATCTAATACAAGTCTTCTCTAGCTAGATTACTGTTGCTG from Okeanomitos corallinicola TIOX110 includes the following:
- the menD gene encoding 2-succinyl-5-enolpyruvyl-6-hydroxy-3-cyclohexene-1-carboxylic-acid synthase, coding for MQIVFNNLNQLWSYVMTETLLRLGLSCAVLCPGSRSTPLTMAFARRVPDIEAISILDERSAAFFALGRAKAMGKPVVLVCTSGTAVANFYPAVIEAKESRIPLLILTTDRPAELRECHSGQTIDQVKIYGNYPNWQTELATPVVDQEMLNYLRQTVIHAWERCQFPTAGVVHLNIPFRDPLVPVPDGTDFTLESEDFFSGITPQKLPIISYQLPQEWQKYQRGIIIAGVAHPKKPQEYCTAIARLSQVLQWPVLAEGLSPVRNYAELNPNLISTYDIILRDQKNADELRPEIVIQIGEMPTSKELRNWLKVSNPLSWVIDNCSHNLDPLHNKTTHLKIDIEDLINKTEAIENINQGNYLEKWCYIESKIRQNIDAVFANTDELIESKAAWLISHILPSQTPIFIANSMPVRDVEFFWKPNNLGIKSYFNRGANGIDGTLSTALGIAHTQKSSVMLTGDLSLLHDTNGFLIKNKFIGHLTIVLINNNGGGIFEMLPVAKFDPPFEEFFATPQDIDFAQLCTTYGVQHELIKSWKQLEERLQILPIQGIRVLEIRTNRKRDAQWRKEYLGKFANDL
- the gloB gene encoding hydroxyacylglutathione hydrolase; its protein translation is MQVIRLSALSDNYIFLLSDSQNKIAAVVDPAESEPVIAELKRLDAELVAIFNTHHHHDHIGANQKLAQKFPQLKVYAGIEDKGRIPGQQVFLQHGDRVEFANRTAEVFFVPGHTRAHIAYYFPPVTPGEIGELFCGDTIFAGGCGRLFEGTPAQMVNSLSKLRSLPDHTRIWCAHEYTLKNLRFALTVDSQNQELQKRFSEVIAMRQNQESTVPSLLGLEKKTNPFLRWDQPSLQRIAQTTDPVQTFAKIRSMKDKF
- a CDS encoding glycosyltransferase family 4 protein, with the protein product MKNFNVSILTPDFSGGGATRAYLLAQVLQKLGCNVKVLGFIFGEKIYPVPPANLEVISVPGYKYPQVLSSVSKLLKNIDGDIVYAVKPRPTSFGVALLRNLQTRCPVILDIDDWELSWYGGNNLKYNPTPKALARDILKSDGALRYPEHPLYLKWMEKFINRAHAITVDTKFLQNRFGGIYLPNGKDTNLFDPNKYDPSVSRKIYGLSQYRVLMFPGTARPHKGLEDILTALEIINQPDIKLVIVGGRDIGDGYIEQLMAKWERWIIRLPQFPAEKMPEIVAAAHLVVVPQRNTLTAQAQFPIKLTDGMAMAKPILSTYVGDIAEILGDTGYVVNPESPEQIATKIQWIFENFDKAQEKGKQARQRCIELYSVDKMASIISEIIANLC